The Telopea speciosissima isolate NSW1024214 ecotype Mountain lineage chromosome 11, Tspe_v1, whole genome shotgun sequence genome includes the window TATGATCAACAGAATGAAAGGATGCTGTGTTTGATGACCTAAAGATGGCATGAATTACATATTTCTAAATTAGATGATATTAGACGCTACATGACATGTTTCTCTTGAACACTACTGAATGTATATTCCAAAACAGAACTCTTTAAAGCAGAGTAGCCAATCTTTCTCACATATAGATCTATTATTGTGCATGAAAAGCATGTGCGGGAGGAACGGTTTGCCGAAAGCCTGAGGAAGAGAGTGGAACAATCATCAGAATTGAACGAGGAAGGCATGTTGGTGGTGGCCATTGAGCCTCCAGCTCGAGCAGTGCGTAAGAGGCATCACACTCTCACTCGCAGCCATTCAATACCACCCCTGTTCAGGAGGCCGCCTCTTCCCCCTTTACCGACTCAGAATGACTCGATCTTCCAAATGCTTCAACAATGCAACGAGTATGAATCCTGTAAAGATACACAGTATTAGATGATTACAACTTCTGGAGTTTGGTGTCTACCTGACATTACAAATAGGTAGCATTCATCCCGAGTTCCACATAGCTTCTATAGATACGGAGAAGCCCAAATTTGTAATCTCCAAGATGGTAGTAGGGAGGACTTGAAGTGTTATGGGGATAAGTATTCTGTATAGTATCTTGAAACATGATATAGCTTAATGTCAAATTACTTAAATCTGGTTTCTTTATACTTTATTGTGTTTGGCAATCAAACATGAAACCTCATCTAGATGTTTTTCCCTCCTCTCGTAGTCTGCATTTTACACCGTTACATTTATCATGGGCACAACATTGTACATCAAGCTTAAATGCAAAGATTGGAATCACTGCCAAATAATTATATTCATCTAACATTGATAATTAGGTTAAACACTTAGAGATCCTGCTTAGTCACCTAAACAAAGCTGCTTTGTAATCCCACAGAATCTTTCTCGCATGAAAATAAGTAATTTAGAACCAAAAGAAGGATTCAAAACTAGAAATTCAGATGGCTAGACTTAAAACAACCATTAAGGAAAAATCAGCTGTGAAGTGCATAATCCTATGCATGAACACTGTCATTTATCTACAAACCCACCATCATTCACCATGGAATGTATCTTATTTCCTTCCTATTTTACATTTATATGCAAAATACCTTAATCTTAGACTGTACCAAGCAAAAGTAGGAACAACTTATTATTACTCCTTTGTCTTTTAAGGTTGGATGGTTCTCTGATTAACAGCTTTGTATGTGCATATCCAAATAGAGCAAGtttagaagttttttttttcaggatGGCATGTCCATTAAGGATTTCAAGGACAGCAGAAAAATCTACTACGTGGCAGCCATGATGCGGCTGAAATTTTGTAGGGCAGGTAGATCCCAAGGTCCCCTGTTTACCCGTCAATTCTCAGCCTAAATGGAGTTGGCCAAGTGGCAGGATGAAGCTTTGAGAAcataatgcaaaaaaaaaaaaaaaaaaaactgaaagtaAACGGTAGCCTGAAAATATCAATATATTGAGAGGTTATACATCTGAATTTGAAGTTCGATATTTGACACGTGGCAAATACAAATTACTCTCTAGATAGATAGCAGTAAGATTTGCCATATCACCCTTTTACATGACACGACTAGGTGTGCAATCGATAGATTCCATAGTGGATTGTGCAGTCCAGAAAAAACTTCTCATATTTCGGTTGTCAATAGACCAATTTGAAACTGAATTAAAGTGAATTAAAATGCAGTGGAAAAATCCATGTGTTAAAAGCGATCATCAGTATTTGTTTTAACTTCAGTTTAGGAAAACAATTTGGAAAAAACCCATGTGATTGTAGCCATACTTTTTTTAACCCAGACTGGATAGTGAACCATTCTCATGTAGAGTCCCCTTGTCTACTCATTTTCATTGTGCAATGGGAATCTAAACCTGGAAACCCTTTGGTGGCCAGTCTCGTTCCAGTCTGGTTTTTAAAACTATGCTACTACTAAGCAAACATTACTCTTTGTTACTCAAGAAGAAACCATCTCAGAAGCAAGTGATTCAACACAATAAAAACTTGAGAAATTATACCCAGGTTTCATGGACTTAAACCAATGTGTTTATCAAATGGCATATGTGATCAACGTTTAGGAGCATCAACTGATTCAAATAGAAGTTGGCAAGGGGTATTTGAATCAAATTATTCAAATTAAAGCTCGATTATTGCAGTTCCCcaccccccaaacccccccaaaaaaaatgtctGGAAGGGTAACAGCCCTTCTTGGTGTCCaaatttttgtttgataatTAGAAATTTTCATTACCAGAAACAGTGACTACAGCAAAACACAGCAATAGACCATAGAAATTCAAGAATCTCAGGCTATCCTAGAGCTGTTTGGAGCCCACTAAGTCTAAGAGCATGGGAAGCAGGTTCATAAGCAGTCGTATTGGCTGCTCGGCTAGTGTCTGACTTAAGAAATTACATGTCCTGTTACATGCCAAGAGCCAACGTTGAGACCAAGCAAGCAATCAGTTAGGCAGTAAAACAGTTAAAATAGGCCACATTAGGCCCTTCTTAGTACTTGCTCAGTTTCTGACCATTTTAGTGAAAATGAGCTTTGGCTCCATTCTGGCCTGGTCTGAGGTTGTGAAGGGATCCACTTCAAGTTTTACTGGCTTGACCACCAGTTTTCTGAAAAATAAGGGGAGTCCTGCACTCCTTCTAGACCAGATGGTTGACTCCTGTTTTAAAAGTATGGTCTGCGCAAAAACTGGTCTCAGGATCAGGGCAGTCTTCTCAGAAGACGAACAAAATCTCATGTAACATTAGGCATACTTTAATCCAAAAACACCATACTGGAAACTATGTATGCATAAAGATAAGAACTCATGTGACttcaattttcaaaacacaGGGAGTAATCAGAATAATATTGGGAAACAAAATACTCCATATTAACTGATGATGCAGGGAAATAAAAATATGCGGAAGTTAAATATGAGACCATAATTTGAGGCAGATGGAGAAATTCCAAGATGAGATTTCCAAATAAGTCGAAGGCTTTtaggcagcaactaaatcaacAAAACCACAAACCCATGGCATGCAATACTGCTACCTATATATTCTATATCTGGAAGGTCCAGGATTGAACCACAAACAGGAAAAAGAACTTTATAATTATCTCAACCCACCAACTCATCAGAAGAGTTGGGgagccttggcgcaatggttaaattgctctattgcaacctgttggttgcgggttcaaaacttggaaacagcctctcctgtgaaccagggggtaaggctgcgtacatgcGCCCCTCCCAGACCTGCAGTAGCGGGAACGTCGTGCACTGGGTACTTCTTTACCAACTCATCAGAAGAAACCATCAAGATGTGGTagtcttttccattttcttcttatATACATGTGTTTGTAAAGAAGATCAAGTCAATTGGAGGAGGGGGACTACAATTAGAACTCAACCTGAACTCTTACGAAAAGAAACACTACAATTAATTCTTCAATTTGTAGAAATTCCATTAGACTCTAGGAGCCAGCCGATAGAATAAACTGGGGCACAGTTTTGTGGCAGTACTCTTTAATCTTTGTAATTCATCGCATTTTGCTAG containing:
- the LOC122645782 gene encoding uncharacterized protein LOC122645782 produces the protein MSTSLMGFSCGDGYDKREAKVPLRAEIEEAHEGPGMQGVHGLELDLEFKPIDHPVEPPDEDRPVKCPMPGSSVPNHVREERFAESLRKRVEQSSELNEEGMLVVAIEPPARAVRKRHHTLTRSHSIPPLFRRPPLPPLPTQNDSIFQMLQQCNEYESCKDTQY